GTTATGATGATTTGGGTAATGGGTACAAATCTTACAATTATAAGGGTTCCGATGGTGTGACCTATTATAATATCTATGATTCAAATGGTCGTGAATGCACTGAGGAATACTACAACTAAATAAAATAACCATCATGTTTATAAATAATCAAAACATATTATTTACTATCGTTAACTTATTAACGATTAACAACTTTTTTTGGGATGAATTCCCTGGATGTGGCCATTAAGGCTGAACGAAAAGGTGTTTAAATATGTCAATGTATAAATATATTAGAGATGCATGGAAAAACCCAGATGAGTCCTACGTACGTGAACTCATGTGGCAAAGAGCTCCTAAATGGAGAAGAGAAAAAGCTGTTCAAAGAATTGACAGACCAACTAGAGTAGACAGAGCTAGAAGCTTAGGATACAGAGCTAAAAAAGGTTTTGTTTTAGTAAGAACTAGAGTAAGACGTGGTGGAAGAAGAAAATCACGTTTCAAACATGGTCGTAGGCCTAAAAGAATGGGTGTAAACAAAATTACTCAAGCTAAATCTATTCAAAGAATAGCTGAAGAACGTGTAGCTAAAAAATATCCAAACTTAGAAGTTTTAAACTCCTACTGGGTATGGGCTGACGGTAAATATAAATATTATGAAGTAATTTTAGTTGATCCACAAAGTCCTTCCATTGTTAACGATAAAAAGATCAATTGGATCTGTTCCAACAAACACACTAACAGAGCTCTTAGAGGTTTGACTAGTGCTGGACACAAAGGACG
This genomic interval from Methanobrevibacter sp. contains the following:
- a CDS encoding 50S ribosomal protein L15e translates to MYKYIRDAWKNPDESYVRELMWQRAPKWRREKAVQRIDRPTRVDRARSLGYRAKKGFVLVRTRVRRGGRRKSRFKHGRRPKRMGVNKITQAKSIQRIAEERVAKKYPNLEVLNSYWVWADGKYKYYEVILVDPQSPSIVNDKKINWICSNKHTNRALRGLTSAGHKGRGYKSKGKGSEQARRQG